A genome region from Hevea brasiliensis isolate MT/VB/25A 57/8 chromosome 9, ASM3005281v1, whole genome shotgun sequence includes the following:
- the LOC110663610 gene encoding pentatricopeptide repeat-containing protein At4g21300: protein MNSFFSLPIKSCRRRLCTFSRGPLSHPISISEKFAFCLENCSDIFSLKKLHASIFVHGLGDISFLCSKLITCYAKFDLLAESRWVFNRIINNSLSLWNSVLVGYFRAGHYKEVQWRYLNLRQRSICLDSSVIMICLKSCVEFGCLNFGRGVHVDAFKFGLNANSFVGSSLILLYAKYGDVDDAYKVFDEITPKDVVVYTSMITGYAKIGDHRAYGAFWVAGNMQQEKLDPNRVTLVSLLQAAAQLELLHEGLSIHGYAIRRGIGCSDEVLETTLMDMYIKCGAPRNAACIFGKIKIRKIGSWNAMIAGYHKMGQPLEALNLFYFMVQENILPDLIALANGILCCADLAYLREGKSIHCFIIRTGFHLDLVAMTALIDMYSKCNCLIQASKLFNRIEARDVILCNVMMAGCLYNEFASEAVKTFTEMVRKCIKPNIGSILNVLGALSNLKDKKQGRCVHGYVLRQGFHLNVEVANQIIHMYANCGCISYARQVFNQLRNRDLVSWTSMMRGYIQHGQANESIDLFRLIQREKVEHDSVALTILLQAFCQLGHLSLAKEVHCHLYRAFFKRDIPVINSLITTYAKCGKLNMARNLFENATKKCTTSWNAMIAAYGMHGDCVNALKLFAHMKEENIEPDEVTFTSLLAACSRSGLVEDGLHTFRSMTEEYSIKPCEEHFSCLVDLLSRAGKLEEAYNLVKFLPSRQRAQALGALLAACRVHRNTEMGEMIGKNLLDLEPENASAYILVSNLYADGGKWDVAAKIRSMTKEKGLRRTHGYSLIELNEHEKGVNIS, encoded by the coding sequence ATGAATTCATTCTTTAGCCTGCCCATCAAATCTTGTAGACGACGTCTGTGTACTTTTAGCAGAGGCCCACTCTCCCATCCCATATCCATATCAGAGAAGTTCGCCTTTTGCTTAGAGAATTGCTCAGATATTTTCTCTCTAAAGAAACTGCATGCTTCCATTTTTGTTCATGGGCTTGGCGACATTAGTTTTTTGTGCTCTAAGCTTATAACTTGCTATGCAAAGTTTGATCTTTTAGCTGAATCGAGATGGGTATTTAATAGAATCATCAATAACAGTCTCTCTCTCTGGAATTCAGTTCTTGTTGGGTATTTTAGAGCTGGTCACTACAAAGAAGTTCAATGGCGGTATTTGAATTTGAGGCAAAGAAGTATATGTTTGGACAGTTCGGTGATTATGATTTGTTTGAAGAGTTGTGTTGAATTTGGTTGTTTAAATTTTGGAAGGGGAGTTCACGTGGATGCTTTTAAGTTTGGATTGAACGCAAATTCCTTTGTGGGTTCTTCACTTATTTTGCTCTATGCGAAGTATGGTGATGTTGATGATGCGTATAAAGTGTTTGATGAAATAACGCCAAAAGATGTCGTTGTATATACATCGATGATAACTGGGTACGCGAAAATAGGTGATCACCGTGCTTATGGGGCTTTTTGGGTTGCTGGTAATATGCAGCAAGAAAAGCTGGATCCTAATCGGGTGACTTTAGTGAGCTTACTTCAGGCGGCAGCACAGTTGGAATTGCTACATGAGGGTCTTTCGATACATGGCTATGCTATTAGACGTGGAATTGGTTGCTCAGATGAGGTGCTCGAAACTACTCTCATGGACATGTATATCAAATGCGGGGCTCCCAGAAATGCAGCCTGCATTTTTGGCAAAATAAAGATAAGAAAAATAGGTTCTTGGAATGCAATGATTGCTGGTTATCATAAAATGGGGCAACCTTTGGAAGCATTGAATCTTTTCTATTTCATGGTGCAAGAAAACATCCTGCCTGATCTGATTGCGTTAGCAAATGGGATTTTGTGTTGTGCTGATTTGGCATATTTAAGGGAAGGGAAGAGCATCCATTGCTTTATCATTCGAAcgggattccatcttgatttagTGGCTATGACTGCCCTGATTGATATGTATTCTAAATGCAACTGCTTAATCCAAGCCAGCAAATTATTTAACAGAATAGAAGCAAGGGATGTTATTTTGTGCAATGTAATGATGGCAGGTTGTCTTTACAATGAATTTGCTAGTGAAGCCGTGAAGACTTTCACTGAAATGGTTAGAAAATGTATCAAGCCAAATATAGGTTCCATCTTGAATGTACTTGGTGCATTATCTAATCTGAAAGACAAGAAACAAGGAAGGTGTGTCCATGGGTATGTGTTAAGACAAGGGTTTCACTTGAATGTAGAGGTTGCCAATCAAATCATTCACATGTATGCAAATTGCGGTTGTATATCCTATGCAAGACAAGTCTTCAACCAGTTAAGAAACAGGGACTTGGTGTCATGGACGTCTATGATGAGGGGTTATATACAACATGGGCAAGCTAATGAATCGATTGACTTGTTTAGGTTGATACAAAGAGAAAAGGTTGAGCATGATTCAGTTGCTCTAACAATTCTGCTTCAGGCATTTTGCCAGCTCGGGCATTTAAGCCTGGCAAAGGAAGTTCACTGTCATCTGTATCGTGCTTTTTTTAAGAGAGACATCCCTGTTATCAATTCTCTGATTACAACGTATGCCAAGTGTGGAAAACTAAATATGGCGAGAAATCTTTTTGAGAATGCAACCAAAAAATGTACAACATCATGGAACGCAATGATTGCAGCATATGGAATGCATGGGGACTGTGTGAATGCTCTCAAACTGTTTGCACATATGAAGGAGGAAAACATAGAACCTGATGAGGTAACCTTTACTTCCCTGCTCGCTGCTTGCAGCCGCTCAGGCTTGGTAGAAGATGGTCTACATACTTTTAGGTCCATGACTGAGGAATATTCTATAAAACCATGTGAAGAGCATTTTAGCTGTTTGGTGGATTTATTAAGCAGAGCAGGAAAGCTTGAAGAAGCATATAATTTGGTTAAATTCTTGCCATCGAGACAAAGAGCTCAGGCATTGGGTGCTTTGCTTGCTGCCTGCCGAGTGCATAGAAATACAGAGATGGGGGAGATGATAGGAAAAAACCTTCTGGATTTAGAACCTGAGAATGCTAGTGCTTATATATTGGTGTCGAATTTGTATGCAGATGGTGGAAAATGGGATGTGGCGGCCAAAATAAGATCTATGACCAAGGAGAAAGGTCTGAGGAGGACTCATGGATACAGTCTAATAGAGCTAAATGAGCATGAGAAAGGTGTGAACATTTCCTAG
- the LOC110663621 gene encoding uncharacterized protein LOC110663621, producing MGTKMQPKMYLSGYYPMRDLNDGTGNVTWPSHHENKTFGQYYDIFTARPAIDGYLGYDKEQLRQTILKHETIFRKQLHELHRLYKIQMEMMNEVRSEQPQKHLKPMGTSQSSFLAFPSLDDKNRWQDSSLPLVDFSHHIPSASGADSIQSYFSSMNVKILQSGCGSTQNGSRSKEYESLEFKRKNLQRRLFDLELPADEYMNDEEEEQGASGGSGVESCPANRNCDIACEKNGNLSTHSGAYSICNGDASSSNMNLKRNLGFTDLNEPVQIEEASGTASVDILDNFISFREGIQRIDLSASSCSGFLAKETSQSPPKEKYEGVNLRNQHLEDEKRQKEWSPFTFNPGQTTSKKSPQNEGFKCDYLPAICESSQVGCQKAQEPDQNRREKPTRKTIFGAEISEANHDASVVASDTLQPLVPQSSVANSESSSISSWKKHPASWTQNLTSVPGNSCYGAFPKPDNGSTTLMHGHEVTGNGSLVNNNVKLVSSLKAEPSYQNSSCLFSQLDSKESQVCHGSVGFGYPNGFGDSNSASEQIPQHGPTHNFGGSGWMGNSKSSEVANAVLPKSCQNEAIFSDSKLIFVDGTKKEENPKGGFSWLRDISFCNGKNSKERNGSHQVNSQHFAIKAETMKNPSQSLIQDSSLMTDSNVHVAEDRRTEVGDCPSSGKILGIPIFEKQMSKDLPSVSSFSERGCALEIKGAYSIKAGSLLADLNHDPMPSESGETQNSKSLVAEEGSVDCSDNLRNHIDLNVSVTEEEAQPTPFSPQTKVKVALEIDLEAPIVLDSEIDITSGGEFVESKLKEPFDSINDESRDFNEGFLKDAAEVLIAISSSCAHDIQDDTSHHQVEASVSESLKWFAEIITSYKVEVENNVSVLAGTDSTDRGDSLPNGVDYFEYMTLNLTEAKLEEYHCEPQTIENSKDEVILLRRPRRGQARRGRQRKDFQRDVLPGLASLSRNDVAEDLQTIEGLIKATGGIWQSSFSQRNSPRGKGGRGRKRLGANATSPAVTAVCPPQTLQPKCGELVLEETRLTGWGKRTRRPPRQRCPINHPPFPLQ from the exons ATGGGTACTAAAATGCAGCCTAAGATGTATCTATCAGGATATTATCCCATGAGGGATTTAAACGACGGTACTGGCAATGTTACCTGGCCTTCTCATCATGAAAACAAAACCTTTGGGCAGTACTATGACATATTCACAGCAAGGCCGGCAATAGATGGATACTTGGGATATGATAAGGAACAGTTGAGGCAAACTATATTGAAGCATGAAACCATATTCAGGAAGCAG CTCCATGAACTGCACCGTCTTTATAAAATACAAATGGAGATGATGAATGAAGTGAGAAGTGAGCAACCACAGAAACACCTCAAACCCATGGGGACATCGCAATCGAGTTTTTTGGCCTTTCCATCTCTAGATGACAAAAACAGGTGGCAGGATTCTAGTTTGCCTCTGGTGGATTTTAGTCATCATATACCATCTGCATCAGGTGCTGATAGTATCCAATCATACTTCAGTTCCATGAATGTGAAGATCTTGCAATCTGGTTGTGGTTCTACCCAAAATGGTTCGAGGTCTAAGGAGTATGAATCTCTTGAATTTAAACGCAAGAATCTCCAGAGAAGATTGTTTGACCttgaacttccagctgatgaaTACATGAATGATGAAGAGGAAGAACAAGGGGCGTCTGGAGGGTCAGGGGTGGAAAGTTGTCCTGCTAATAGGAATTGTGATATTGCTTGTGAGAAAAATGGCAACTTGTCTACTCACAGTGGAGCTTACTCTATTTGCAATGGAGATGCTTCCAGTTCCAATATGAATTTAAAGCGGAACTTGGGTTTCACTGATCTGAATGAACCTGTCCAGATTGAGGAAGCATCTGGTACAGCTTCTGTTGATATTCTAGACAATTTTATCTCCTTTAGAGAAGGGATACAAAGGATAGATCTTTCTGCAAGTTCTTGTTCAGGTTTTTTGGCTAAGGAAACTTCCCAAAGCCCACCTAAAGAAAAGTATGAGGGAGTTAACTTACGTAATCAGCATTTAGAGGATGAAAAGAGACAAAAGGAATGGTCGCCTTTCACTTTTAACCCTG GCCAAACTACAAGCAAAAAAAGTCCTCAGAATGAAGGTTTTAAGTGTGATTATTTGCCTGCAATATGTGAATCATCACAAGTTGGATGCCAGAAAGCCCAAGAGCCGGATCAGAACAGGAGGGAGAAACCAACAAGGAAGACAATTTTTGGTGCGGAAATCTCTGAAGCCAATCATGATGCATCTGTTGTAGCTTCAGATACTCTACAGCCACTCGTTCCTCAATCAAGTGTTGCTAATTCTGAGTCATCCTCCATTTCATCTTGGAAGAAACATCCAGCTAGCTGGACACAGAATCTGACATCTGTTCCAGGAAATTCTTGCTATGGTGCTTTTCCTAAACCAGATAATGGTTCAACCACATTGATGCATGGCCATGAAGTTACAGGGAATGGTTCACTTGTTAATAACAATGTAAAATTGGTTTCAAGTTTGAAAGCTGAACCATCCTACCAAAATAGCTCATGCCTTTTTTCTCAGTTGGATTCCAAGGAATCTCAGGTGTGCCATGGATCAGTAGGCTTTGGCTACCCGAATGGCTTCGGTGATAGTAATTCTGCTTCTGAACAAATTCCCCAACATGGTCCTACACATAACTTTGGTGGCTCGGGCTGGATGGGGAATTCAAAGTCTTCAGAGGTAGCAAATGCAGTTCTTCCAAAAAGTTGCCAGAATGAAGCAATTTTTTCTGATTCAAAACTAATATTTGTTGATGGTAcaaagaaggaagaaaatccAAAAGGAGGGTTTTCTTGGCTTAGAGATATTTCATTTTGTAATGGAAAAAATTCCAAAGAAAGGAATGGTTCTCATCAGGTAAATTCTCAGCATTTTGCCATCAAAGCTGAAACAATGAAGAACCCCTCTCAAAGCTTGATTCAGGATTCGTCACTGATGACAGATTCCAATGTCCATGTTGCTGAGGACAGAAGAACTGAAGTTGGTGACTGTCCAAGCAGTGGTAAAATTCTTGGAATTCCTATTTTTGAAAAGCAAATGTCCAAGGACTTGCCATCTGTAAGCTCTTTCTCGGAGCGAGGTTGTGCTTTGGAAATTAAAGGTGCTTATTCTATTAAAGCTGGGTCACTTCTTGCTGATCTAAATCATGATCCTATGCCATCTGAATCTGGAGAGACACAAAACTCAAAGAGTCTGGTTGCAGAAGAGGGATCAGTTGATTGTAGTGATAATTTAAGAAATCACATTGATTTGAATGTGAGTGTGACTGAAGAAGAGGCTCAACCAACACCTTTCTCTCCACAAACTAAGGTGAAGGTTGCACTTGAGATAGATTTGGAGGCACCAATAGTTCTGGACAGTGAAATAGATATTACTTCTGGAGGTGAATTTGTAGAGAGCAAACTTAAAGAACCATTTGACTCAATAAATGATGAATCAAGGGACTTTAATGAAGGCTTTCTGAAGGATGCAGCTGAGGTCCTAATTGCCATCTCATCATCATGTGCGCATGATATTCAAGATGATACCAGTCATCACCAAGTGGAAGCTTCAGTGAGTGAATCCCTTAAATGGTTTGCAGAGATAATTACTTCTTACAAGGTTGAGGTTGAGAATAATGTATCAGTTTTAGCTGGTACAGATAGTACAGATCGTGGAGATTCCTTGCCAAATGGTGTCGATTATTTTGAGTATATGACGCTAAATTTGACAGAAGCCAAGTTAGAAGAGTATCACTGTGAGCCTCAGACTATAGAGAACTCAAAGGATGAAGTCATACTGCTAAGACGACCTCGGAGAGGTCAGGCAAGAAGAGGAAGGCAGCGGAAGGACTTTCAAAGGGATGTACTTCCTGGTCTTGCCTCTCTGTCCAGGAATGATGTGGCTGAGGATCTTCAGACCATCGAAGGGCTTATTAAGGCAACGGGTGGCATTTGGCAATCAAGTTTCTCACAGAGGAACTCTCCTAGGGGCAAAGGAGGGAGGGGGAGAAAGCGTTTAGGGGCTAATGCTACCTCCCCTGCAGTAACTGCAGTTTGCCCACCTCAGACCCTGCAACCTAAATGCGGGGAGCTGGTACTTGAGGAGACTAGACTAACAGGATGGGGAAAGAGGACAAGGCGTCCGCCAAGACAGAGATGTCCGATTAATCATCCTCCTTTTCCATTACAATAA
- the LOC110663633 gene encoding uncharacterized protein LOC110663633, whose protein sequence is METCFLSCNSFTKTIELVPSIQARVFSYPKRSPAHFLSKKLGLSSSVTCCHLSSSSSSAGDESQPYLEADWRSFRARLVANEQAFRPNIETSSMVDPDTAVEVDHPLQVKIGDKWAHPIHEPEKGCLLIATEKLDGVHIFERTVILLLSVGHVGPYGIILNRPSLMSIKEMRLTVLDASGMFCDRPLFFGGPLEEGLFLVKPESGYDNEMVGKSGVFEQVMNGLYYGTKESAGCAAEMVKRNVVGIGDFRFFDGYCGWEKEQLREEIIAGYWTVAACSPSVIALQNVGTRGLWEEVLGLMGPRKVW, encoded by the exons aTGGAAACTTGCTTTCTATCCTGTAACTCATTTACCAAAACCATTGAGCTTGTCCCCTCTATCCAAGCTAGAGTATTCTCCTACCCCAAGAGAAGTCCTGCTCATTTTCTTTCCAAAAAACTTGGTCTTTCATCTTCTGTAACAT GTTGTCATTTATCATCATCGTCGTCATCGGCTGGTGATGAAAGCCAGCCTTACCTTGAGGCTGACTGGCGGTCATTTAGAGCAAGATTAGTGGCTAATGAACAAGCATTTAGACCCAATATTGAGACTTCATCAATGGTGGATCCTGATACTGCTGTGGAAGTAGATCATCCACTACAAGTCAAAATTGGAGACAAATGGGCCCATCCCATCCATGAGCCTGAAAAGGGTTGCCTACTAATAGCCACAGAAAAGCTTGATGGGGTTCATATTTTTGAACGAACGGTGATCCTTCTATTATCAGTGGGGCATGTGGGCCCATATGGGATAATACTCAATCGGCCATCTCTTATGTCCATCAAGGAGATGAGATTAACGGTGCTAGATGCATCTGGGATGTTCTGTGATAGGCCATTGTTCTTTGGTGGGCCTTTGGAGGAAGGGTTATTTTTGGTGAAGCCAGAAAGTGGATATGATAATGAAATGGTGGGCAAGAGTGGGGTATTTGAACAAGTAATGAATGGACTGTACTATGGGACTAAAGAGAGTGCTGGTTGTGCAGCTGAAatggtgaagagaaatgtggtTGGAATAGGGGATTTTAGATTCTTTGATGGGTATTGTGGGTGGGAAAAAGAGCAATTAAGAGAAGAAATCATTGCTGGCTATTGGACAGTTGCAGCTTGTAGTCCAAGTGTAATTGCTCTTCAAAATGTAGGCACTCGTGGGCTATGGGAAGAGGTCCTTGGGCTTATGGGCCCAAGAAAGGTTTGGTGA